The proteins below are encoded in one region of Gemmatimonadota bacterium:
- a CDS encoding sulfatase, with protein sequence MKGIPMSNEKRPNILFVFSDQQRYSALGANGNDIIQTPVLDAMAAEGMVCDNMFSNHPLCSPYRAILLTGRYGWQNLVIDNEYSPRRDIPTLPGTLREYGYGTAHVGTWHLGKGPYGDDNRYGLDYLAALAGGRGRGAYFDRTYYENDEGPNFYGGWAPTNETDLAIQFMEKHLDARTDDPFAVFVSWRPPHWPYMQYPDEYNIYDPADMDVPGNVPDEMKAWAHEELADYYGCCTGLDAEMGRLLEALDRLGVRDNTIVCYTSDHGDHLSSHGYGKPSSRWLDESMRASKATPYEESCHVPFVVRWPDAIEAGTRTDAFFGAIDIVPTLLGACGVPLPEGLQGRDISSVWQGGEAPADTELTPGGSESVYLQNMAHGWPNRDGWVGRWRGVRTERYTYARWFANERGPWLFDRQEDPLEMVNLANSAEARPALQEMEERLHRWMEGTKDPFEYGRRGPRGFLELGQEFADPDKYPGWGVA encoded by the coding sequence ATGAAAGGAATTCCCATGAGTAATGAGAAACGCCCAAATATTCTGTTCGTATTTTCTGATCAGCAGCGTTACAGCGCGCTGGGTGCGAATGGCAATGACATAATCCAAACGCCTGTTTTGGATGCGATGGCAGCTGAAGGAATGGTATGTGACAATATGTTTTCCAACCACCCTCTGTGTTCGCCATACCGAGCGATTTTGTTAACCGGTCGGTATGGTTGGCAAAATTTGGTGATTGATAATGAGTACAGTCCGCGACGAGATATCCCAACCTTGCCAGGCACTTTGCGCGAGTATGGGTATGGCACTGCGCACGTGGGTACATGGCATCTGGGTAAAGGGCCGTACGGCGACGACAATCGATACGGGCTGGATTATCTTGCGGCGCTGGCAGGCGGGAGAGGACGGGGAGCCTACTTCGACAGAACCTATTACGAAAACGATGAGGGTCCGAACTTTTACGGAGGCTGGGCTCCAACGAACGAAACGGATTTGGCTATTCAATTTATGGAAAAACACCTGGATGCTCGAACAGACGATCCATTTGCCGTCTTTGTGTCCTGGCGACCTCCTCACTGGCCATATATGCAGTATCCCGACGAATATAATATTTATGATCCTGCGGACATGGATGTGCCGGGTAATGTACCAGACGAGATGAAAGCATGGGCACATGAGGAACTCGCAGACTATTACGGGTGTTGTACAGGACTTGATGCAGAGATGGGGCGATTGTTGGAAGCGCTGGATCGTTTAGGGGTCAGGGACAATACAATTGTCTGTTATACATCAGATCATGGAGACCACCTTTCAAGCCATGGGTATGGCAAACCCAGTAGTCGCTGGTTGGACGAGTCGATGCGGGCTTCAAAAGCAACACCTTATGAAGAATCTTGCCATGTGCCGTTTGTGGTGCGTTGGCCCGATGCTATTGAAGCTGGTACGCGAACGGATGCCTTCTTTGGTGCGATTGATATTGTACCTACATTGCTTGGTGCTTGTGGCGTGCCGCTGCCAGAAGGTTTGCAAGGGCGAGATATTTCGAGCGTATGGCAAGGTGGCGAAGCACCTGCAGATACGGAGTTAACGCCTGGTGGATCAGAGTCTGTCTATTTGCAGAATATGGCACACGGTTGGCCCAATCGCGACGGTTGGGTTGGGCGCTGGCGCGGTGTGCGTACCGAACGCTATACCTATGCGCGTTGGTTTGCTAATGAGCGAGGCCCCTGGCTGTTTGACCGGCAGGAAGATCCGCTCGAAATGGTTAACCTGGCGAATTCTGCTGAAGCGCGGCCAGCACTTCAAGAAATGGAAGAAAGATTGCATCGTTGGATGGAAGGTACAAAAGATCCATTTGAATACGGCAGGCGTGGCCCCCGTGGCTTTTTGGAATTGGGACAGGAGTTTGCGGATCCGGATAAGTATCCTGGCTGGGGCGTTGCATAA
- a CDS encoding mandelate racemase/muconate lactonizing enzyme family protein, giving the protein MQITDVKTTVLSMPHLSGIQDATIRHLEQGRTQCFVHIVTDEGLEGLGTGGGARAAREIIEGSLKPILVGQDPLNIEQLWDDMFWRIRGVGRKGLAFCALSAVDIALWDLKAKYYQTPLYKLLGPYTDTVPVYGSGGWTHFSVDELIAEQASYVERGMKSVKMKVGKDFGQSEGEDVARLSAVRKALGDDIEILIDANNGYYAKQAIRMAQTFEEYNIGWFEEPVLADDIEGLAAIAHATAIPIATGEHEYTKYGFKDLIARGGADIVQPDVGRVGGITEWMKVAHLAHAFNLPVAPHAYQLIHLHLACATPNLRIVEYLGMVEEADRITYTEFSEPVNGVWSPNPDKPGLGLELDPEAVKQYAV; this is encoded by the coding sequence GTGCAAATTACAGATGTAAAAACAACCGTTCTGTCGATGCCTCATCTATCAGGCATCCAGGACGCCACCATTCGTCACCTTGAACAGGGCAGAACGCAGTGCTTTGTCCACATCGTCACCGACGAGGGACTGGAAGGGTTGGGCACCGGAGGAGGCGCACGGGCTGCCCGTGAGATCATTGAAGGGTCGCTCAAACCCATTCTGGTGGGTCAGGACCCACTCAACATCGAACAGTTGTGGGACGACATGTTCTGGCGCATACGCGGTGTGGGCCGCAAAGGCCTGGCCTTTTGCGCCCTTTCAGCAGTCGATATTGCCCTGTGGGACTTGAAAGCCAAGTATTATCAAACCCCTCTCTACAAACTGCTCGGCCCTTATACGGACACCGTCCCAGTTTACGGTAGCGGCGGTTGGACCCACTTCAGTGTAGATGAATTAATTGCCGAACAGGCCAGCTATGTAGAACGCGGCATGAAGTCCGTGAAAATGAAGGTCGGCAAAGATTTTGGTCAAAGTGAGGGTGAAGATGTGGCGCGACTATCTGCGGTGCGGAAAGCACTGGGCGATGACATAGAGATTCTCATCGACGCAAACAATGGGTACTACGCCAAACAAGCCATTCGCATGGCCCAGACGTTTGAGGAATACAACATCGGCTGGTTTGAAGAACCCGTGCTGGCTGATGACATCGAAGGCCTGGCCGCCATTGCTCATGCCACCGCGATTCCCATCGCAACCGGCGAACACGAGTACACCAAATACGGCTTTAAAGACCTCATCGCCCGGGGCGGAGCGGATATCGTCCAACCTGATGTAGGTCGGGTCGGCGGCATCACCGAATGGATGAAAGTCGCGCATTTGGCCCACGCCTTCAACCTGCCCGTTGCGCCACACGCCTACCAGCTCATCCACCTGCACCTGGCTTGCGCGACCCCAAATCTGCGAATTGTGGAATACCTCGGCATGGTGGAAGAAGCCGACCGGATAACCTACACAGAATTTTCTGAGCCGGTCAATGGCGTCTGGTCACCCAATCCCGACAAACCGGGTCTGGGCCTGGAACTGGACCCTGAGGCGGTGAAACAATACGCAGTATAG
- a CDS encoding phytanoyl-CoA dioxygenase family protein, whose amino-acid sequence MSVSEIIESHVEQMKAEGWCLVEGVIPEDQVDSLCDHVQEGHKNGLKYYEEIGGSLVFQSDAEGKPHRNAVSFIPGLAAYFGDERVVGIAKALLDPHHIRIAQTEFKTRQPGERKMGHRGWHSDFPHDLTDRERAGAFIMPFPNVVAGITALWMLSDFSPENGGTWVVPRSHRDLRNPRSHLDPRNPPEVHDDIPIKQSIPGEIQLEGKAGSVVMIDSRIWHTAGNNPSDEPRVTMLTRYSPWWMNLEFGGRNQAMVPREIYERFPEEVKLLYKHRVEGEANPIQRY is encoded by the coding sequence ATGTCTGTATCTGAAATAATCGAATCTCATGTTGAGCAAATGAAAGCAGAGGGCTGGTGTTTGGTCGAAGGGGTGATTCCTGAGGATCAGGTCGATTCTCTTTGTGATCATGTGCAGGAGGGTCATAAAAATGGGCTGAAGTATTATGAAGAGATCGGTGGTTCACTTGTGTTTCAATCTGACGCAGAGGGCAAACCTCATAGAAATGCAGTTTCGTTTATTCCCGGTCTTGCAGCTTATTTTGGCGATGAACGCGTGGTGGGCATTGCAAAGGCACTGTTGGATCCGCATCACATACGTATTGCACAGACGGAGTTTAAGACACGGCAACCCGGTGAGCGAAAGATGGGTCACCGGGGGTGGCATTCAGATTTTCCACACGATTTGACAGACCGAGAACGGGCAGGTGCTTTTATAATGCCGTTTCCCAATGTGGTGGCAGGGATTACGGCATTATGGATGTTGTCGGATTTTTCACCAGAGAATGGTGGCACCTGGGTGGTGCCTCGCAGTCATCGGGATTTGCGGAATCCGCGGAGTCACTTGGACCCGCGCAATCCGCCAGAAGTGCACGATGATATTCCGATCAAGCAATCGATCCCGGGCGAGATTCAGCTGGAAGGAAAAGCAGGGAGTGTCGTGATGATCGATAGTCGAATCTGGCATACGGCGGGAAATAATCCGAGCGATGAACCGCGAGTGACGATGCTGACGCGGTATTCGCCATGGTGGATGAATCTGGAATTTGGGGGGCGTAATCAGGCAATGGTGCCGAGGGAGATTTATGAAAGGTTTCCTGAGGAAGTAAAGTTGCTGTATAAGCATCGGGTTGAGGGGGAGGCGAATCCTATTCAGCGATATTAA
- a CDS encoding sulfatase-like hydrolase/transferase, with translation MSAKGHTTGGIMAPNIVLFLTDQLRRDALGCYGNEICQTPNLDQLAEEGVRFDQAYTTSPVCSPARASLMSGLYPHNHGVMLNTHIAPAWNRGLSTDVPTFSRLLKEAGYVLDYAGKWHVHQDIGPEEYGFDRHKMGRGGRGKIVPGTELTVEFPGSSFPVAGTGEMSPEEYKTWTVTDCGIEMLRERAGGDKPFFLRIDATAPHFANIVPEPYASMYDPKSIPPWPNFDESFEGKPAAHLRKHREWNLQDKDWAWWRQVVAKYYGDVSLIDTCVGRMLDAIRECGIEDNTIFLFSTDHGDATGSHKHFEKSGTMYDEVFRVPLLMKVPGGVSRNVSQFVRLMDLMPTFVEWGGGKLPDGLDARSLVPLVNGDDPDDWADSVYCESHGEVWGYSSQRMVRTEKWKYVYTPHDLDELYDLEADPAEMNNRIDDPMCADVLENMKGRLLGWNDATNDMFQWHWVRFNFPEPIAP, from the coding sequence ATGTCGGCAAAAGGCCATACGACAGGAGGGATTATGGCGCCCAATATTGTTTTGTTTCTTACGGATCAGTTGAGACGCGATGCGTTGGGGTGTTATGGCAATGAGATTTGTCAGACGCCCAATCTGGATCAACTCGCAGAGGAAGGTGTGCGATTTGATCAGGCATATACCACAAGCCCTGTTTGTTCTCCTGCACGCGCTTCTTTGATGAGCGGTCTTTATCCGCACAATCACGGGGTGATGCTCAATACGCATATCGCGCCTGCGTGGAATAGGGGATTGTCAACAGATGTGCCGACGTTTAGCCGTTTGCTCAAAGAGGCAGGGTATGTGCTGGATTATGCGGGGAAGTGGCATGTCCATCAAGATATTGGACCTGAGGAATACGGCTTTGATCGGCATAAGATGGGGAGAGGGGGACGCGGGAAAATAGTCCCTGGTACAGAATTGACGGTTGAGTTTCCCGGAAGTTCTTTCCCCGTGGCGGGTACAGGTGAGATGTCGCCAGAAGAGTATAAAACGTGGACGGTGACGGATTGTGGGATCGAGATGTTGCGCGAACGGGCAGGAGGAGACAAGCCGTTTTTTTTGCGAATTGATGCAACAGCACCTCATTTTGCCAATATTGTTCCAGAGCCTTATGCGTCGATGTACGATCCCAAATCCATTCCGCCCTGGCCAAATTTTGACGAATCTTTTGAAGGCAAACCCGCGGCTCATTTGCGCAAACATCGAGAATGGAATCTTCAAGATAAAGATTGGGCGTGGTGGCGACAGGTGGTTGCCAAATATTACGGCGATGTGTCTCTGATTGATACATGCGTGGGGCGCATGCTGGATGCGATACGGGAATGTGGGATTGAGGATAATACGATATTCCTTTTTAGCACAGATCACGGTGATGCCACGGGCAGTCACAAGCATTTTGAAAAATCGGGTACAATGTACGATGAGGTGTTTCGGGTTCCATTGCTGATGAAAGTGCCGGGGGGTGTAAGTCGCAATGTATCGCAATTTGTTCGGCTGATGGATTTGATGCCTACATTTGTCGAATGGGGTGGTGGGAAATTGCCCGATGGATTGGATGCGAGGAGTTTGGTGCCGCTTGTAAATGGCGATGATCCCGATGATTGGGCAGACAGTGTGTATTGCGAAAGCCACGGTGAGGTGTGGGGCTATAGCTCGCAGCGAATGGTGCGGACAGAGAAATGGAAATACGTATATACACCTCACGACCTGGATGAATTATATGACCTCGAAGCCGATCCCGCGGAGATGAATAATCGGATTGATGACCCGATGTGCGCCGATGTGTTAGAGAATATGAAAGGTCGTTTGTTGGGATGGAATGACGCGACCAATGATATGTTCCAATGGCATTGGGTGAGATTCAATTTTCCCGAGCCGATTGCGCCGTAA
- a CDS encoding hydroxyacid dehydrogenase codes for MRSVICVHERFDASWPFVADHRNRRWQESGDCELYRTEASGARAPQMVENPSSVHRLVLLGLPADTEDLEPFSGLEELYHDAAGQSNAGLDDAHARGVNIIRPRGAIQWGQTVAEFALGLTISALRRIPQTYVEMMESHETWQYKPDVGKPGQRGAQFGDDPRFVSGTIAGKRVRVVGIGNIGGRYASWCSNMGADVAVWDPFAPEASFTLAGVRRCFDLSELVKDADIFAPMVPLKEDTRGLVGPEAIRTLPHQSLVVLVTRAAICDTETLYHRVLNDELSLAADVWDIEPVRLDSPLLGRHNVVHTPHNAGRTIDANHARADDAINRFRPRSS; via the coding sequence ATGAGATCAGTAATCTGTGTTCACGAACGCTTTGACGCCTCCTGGCCCTTTGTGGCCGACCACCGGAACCGCCGCTGGCAGGAATCGGGAGACTGCGAACTCTATCGCACCGAGGCATCTGGGGCTCGAGCGCCACAGATGGTGGAGAATCCTTCATCGGTACATCGGCTCGTCCTCCTTGGCCTTCCGGCGGACACTGAGGACCTTGAGCCATTTTCTGGTCTTGAGGAACTCTACCACGATGCCGCAGGCCAATCAAACGCTGGCCTCGATGATGCACACGCCCGTGGGGTGAACATAATTCGCCCTCGTGGTGCCATTCAATGGGGACAAACAGTTGCCGAGTTTGCGCTCGGACTCACAATAAGTGCATTGCGACGGATACCACAGACCTACGTGGAGATGATGGAGAGCCACGAGACATGGCAATACAAACCGGACGTTGGCAAACCCGGACAAAGGGGTGCCCAATTTGGCGACGACCCACGCTTTGTGAGCGGCACCATTGCAGGGAAGCGAGTACGCGTCGTTGGCATTGGTAATATTGGAGGACGGTACGCTTCATGGTGTTCGAACATGGGAGCAGATGTGGCCGTCTGGGATCCATTTGCTCCGGAGGCATCGTTTACGCTCGCCGGAGTCAGGCGATGCTTCGATCTCTCAGAACTCGTGAAAGACGCCGATATTTTTGCGCCCATGGTCCCCCTGAAGGAAGATACGCGTGGGCTGGTTGGCCCGGAGGCCATTCGCACATTACCGCATCAATCGCTCGTCGTTCTGGTGACACGCGCAGCGATCTGCGACACCGAAACACTGTATCATCGGGTCCTCAATGACGAACTCTCTCTGGCCGCAGACGTCTGGGACATTGAACCGGTGCGTTTGGATTCTCCACTGCTTGGCCGCCACAATGTGGTCCACACGCCGCACAATGCCGGGCGCACGATTGATGCAAATCACGCGCGGGCAGACGATGCAATAAACCGGTTTCGACCGCGTAGCTCGTAA